From Glycine soja cultivar W05 chromosome 4, ASM419377v2, whole genome shotgun sequence, the proteins below share one genomic window:
- the LOC114408946 gene encoding uncharacterized protein LOC114408946 isoform X2, whose protein sequence is MKQASSEAVPSLSSAPSFTEAATSSTSSAAAAEDLAVGSRDGGGGAQETVAVDRRGEYSAVCRWTVHNFPRIKARALWSKYFEVGGYDCRLLIYPKGDSQALPGYISIYLQIMDPRGTSSSKWDCFASYRLAIVNLADDSKTIHRDSWHRFSSKKKSHGWCDFTPSNTVFDPKLGYLFNTDSVLITADILILNESVNFTRDNNEVQSSSSSSSSAMTSSVVASPVSDVSSGKFTWKVHNFSLFKEMIKTQKIMSPVFPAGECNLRISVYQSSVNGVEYLSMCLESKDTDKSVVLSDRSCWCLFRMSVLNQKPGSNHMHRDSYGRFAADNKSGDNTSLGWNDYMKMLDFIDADSGFLVDDTAVFSTSFHVIKEFSSFSKNGAVIAGRSGSGARKSDGHVGKFTWRIENFTRLKDLLKKRKITGLCIKSRRFQIGNRDCRLIVYPRGQSQPPCHLSVFLEVTDSRNTSSDWSCFVSHRLSVVNQRMEDKSVTKESQNRYSKAAKDWGWREFVTLTSLFDQDSGFLVQDTVIFSAEVLILKETSIMQDITENDSELSSSGSPVDKRSSFTWKVENFLSFKEIMETRKIFSKFFQAGGCELRIGVYESFDTICIYLESDQAVGSDPDKNFWVRYRMAVVNQKNPAKTVWKESSICTKTWNNSVLQFMKVSDMLEADAGFLVRDTVVFVCEILDCCPWFEFSDLEVLASEDDQDALTTDPDELIDSEDSEGISGDEEDIFRNLLSRAGFHLTYGDNPSQPQVTLREKLLMDAGAIAGFLTGLRVYLDDPAKVKRLLLPTKLSGSCDGKKATKADESSPSLMNLLMGVKVLQQAIIDLLLDIMVECCQPSEVGPVADSVDACSKPSPNGSGAASPLECERENGAMESARVPVCERLDSVVQESSNASAVQSSDLKGNGIQEKALPGQPICPPETSATASENASLRSKTKWPEQSEELLGLIVNSLRALDGAVPQGCPEPRRRPQSAQKIALVLDKAPKHLQADLVALVPKLVEQSEHPLAACALLERLQNPEAEPALRIPVYGALSQLECGSEVWERILFQSFELLTDSNDEPLTATINFIFKAASQCQHLPEAVRSVRVRLKNLGLEVSPCVLDFLSKTINSWGDVAETILRDIDCDDDCGDSCSALPCGIFLFGEHGTAPSGLHVIDEQAYHASRHFSDIYILFEMLSIPCLVAEASQTFERAVARGAISAQSVTLVLQSRLSQRLNNNGSYASENFQHSDGATEGDACEQLGVQRDDYTSVLGLAENLALSKDPCVKEFVKLLYMIMFRWFANESHRGRMLKRLVDRATSNTDNGREVDFDLDILVTLVCEEQEFIRPVLSMMREVAELANVDRAALWHQLCASEDEIVRVREESKNEISNMAKEKVMISQKLSESEATNNRLKSEMRTEMDRFSREKKELAEQIQEVESQLEWIRSERDDEIAKLSAEKKALHDRLHDAETQLSQLKSRKRDELKKVVKEKNALAERLKNAEAARKRFDEELKRFATENVTREEIRQSLEDEVRRLTQTVGQTEGEKREKEEQVARCEAYIDGMESKLQACQQYIHTLEASLQEEMSRHAPLYGAGLEALSLKELETLSRIHEDGLRQIHALQQRKGSPAGSPLVSPHALPHTHGLYPTAAPPMAVGLPPSIIPNGVGIHSNGHVNGGAVGPWFNHS, encoded by the exons ATGAAGCAAGCTTCGTCGGAGGCAGTTCCGTCGCTTTCCTCGGCGCCGTCGTTCACGGAGGCGGCGACATCGTCGACGTCGTCCGCGGCAGCGGCGGAGGACCTGGCGGTGGGGTCGCGGGACGGAGGCGGCGGCGCGCAGGAGACGGTGGCGGTGGATCGGCGAGGCGAGTACTCGGCGGTGTGCCGATGGACGGTGCATAATTTCCCTCGAATAAAGGCTAGGGCACTGTGGAGCAAGTACTTCGAGGTAGGCGGTTACGATTGTCGGTTGCTAATATACCCCAAGGGTGACTCACAGGCGCTGCCTGGTTACATCTCCATTTACCTCCAAATCATGGACCCTCGCGGCACCTCTTCCTCCAAATGGGACTGTTTCGCCAGCTATCGTTTGGCAATCGTCAACCTCGCCGACGATTCCAAAACCATTCACCGCGATTCCTGGCACCGATTCTCCAGCAAGAAGAAATCCCACGGCTGGTGCGATTTCACGCCCTCCAACACTGTTTTCGACCCCAAATTGGGTTACCTCTTCAACACCGATTCTGTTTTGATCACCGCCGATATTCTCATCCTCAACGAGTCCGTCAATTTCACGCGCGACAACAATGAGGTGCAATCCTCGTCTTCCTCGTCCTCCAGTGCGATGACTTCCTCCGTGGTCGCGAGTCCCGTCTCTGATGTTTCCAGTGGGAAGTTCACTTGGAAAGTGCATAATTTCAGTCTGTTCAAGGAGATGATCAAGACGCAGAAGATAATGAGCCCGGTTTTCCCTGCGGGGGAGTGTAATTTGAGGATTAGTGTGTACCAGAGCTCCGTCAATGGGGTTGAGTATTTGTCCATGTGTTTGGAGAGCAAGGACACGGATAAGAGTGTGGTGTTGTCTGATAGAAGTTGCTGGTGTTTGTTTAGGATGTCTGTGTTGAACCAGAAGCCTGGTTCCAATCACATGCATAGGGATTCTTATGGGAGGTTTGCTGCGGATAACAAGAGTGGTGACAATACCAGCTTGGGGTGGAATGATTATATGAAGATGTTGGATTTCATTGACGCGGATTCGGGGTTCTTGGTGGATGACACTGCGGTTTTCAGCACCTCGTTTCATGTGATCAAGGAGTTTAGCAGCTTCTCCAAGAATGGGGCTGTGATTGCCGGGAGGAGTGGGAGTGGTGCAAGGAAGTCTGATGGACATGTTGGAAAGTTCACTTGGAGGATTGAGAATTTTACTAGGTTGAAGGATTTGCTGAAGAAGAGGAAAATTACGGGTCTGTGCATCAAGAGCAGGAGGTTTCAGATTGGTAATCGGGATTGTCGACTTATTGTTTACCCTAGAG GGCAGTCTCAGCCACCATGCCACCTTTCAGTGTTTCTTGAAGTTACTGATTCAAGAAATACTTCCAGTGATTGGAGTTGTTTTGTAAGTCATCGTTTGTCAGTTGTGAACCAAAGGATGGAGGATAAATCTGTCACCAAGGAATCTCAGAACCGGTACTCTAAAGCTGCGAAGGATTGGGGTTGGCGTGAATTTGTGACACTTACCAGTCTCTTTGATCAAGATTCAGGTTTTCTTGTCCAGGACACTGTCATATTCTCCGCTGAAGTTCTTATATTGAAAGAGACATCAATAATGCAGGATATTACTGAGAACGATTCCGAGTTAAGCAGCAGTGGTTCCCCAGTTGATAAAAGAAGTTCATTTACATGGAAAGTGgagaatttcctttcttttaagGAAATAATGGAGACTCGAAAAATCTTCAGTAAATTCTTTCAGGCTGGTGGCTGTGAACTTCGGATTG GTGTATATGAGTCGTTTGACaccatatgtatttatttagaGAGTGACCAGGCTGTTGGTAGTGACCCGGATAAAAATTTCTGGGTCAGATACAGGATGGCAGTTGTGAATCAAAAAAACCCAGCCAAGACAGTGTGGAAAGAATCTTCTATCTGCACAAAGACATGGAATAATTCAGTTTTGCAATTCATGAAGGTGTCTGATATGTTAGAAGCAGATGCAGGATTTCTTGTACGTGACACTGTTGTTTTTGTATGTGAAATATTGGATTGCTGCCCTTGGTTTGAGTTTTCAGATTTAGAG GTTTTAGCATCAGAGGATGATCAGGATGCATTGACTACTGATCCTGATGAGCTCATAGACTCTGAAGACAGTGAAGGGATAAGTGGAGACGAGGAAGatattttcagaaatcttcTTTCCAGAGCTGGATTTCATTTAACATATGGAGATAATCCTTCACAGCCACAGGTTACTTTAAGGGAGAAACTTCTAATGGATGCTGGTGCGATTGCGGGGTTTCTGACTGGACTTCGGGTTTATCTTGATGATCCTGCAAAAGTTAAGCGTCTGCTTCTACCTACCAAGCTCTCTGGCAGTTGTGATGGGAAGAAGGCCACCAAAGCTGATGAATCTTCCCCAAGTTTGATGAATTTGCTGATGGGAGTTAAAGTCTTGCAGCAAGCAATCATTGATTTACTATTGGATATAATGGTTGAGTGTTGCCAACCTTCCGAAGTGGGTCCTGTTGCTGATTCTGTTGATGCATGCTCTAAACCTTCTCCAAATGGAAGTGGAGCTGCAAGTCCTCTTGAgtgtgaaagagaaaatggagcAATGGAGTCTGCACGAGTCCCCGTATGTGAGAGGTTGGATTCTGTTGTTCAAGAAAGCAGTAATGCATCTGCTGTGCAGAGCTCTGATTTAAAAGGCAATGGTATTCAGGAAAAAGCACTTCCTGGACAGCCCATTTGTCCACCAGAAACATCTGCCACTGCGTCAGAAAATGCATCCCTTCGTTCAAAG ACCAAGTGGCCAGAACAGTCCGAGGAGCTCTTAGGTTTGATTGTAAACTCACTAAGAGCTTTGGATGGGGCTGTTCCACAAGGCTGTCCAGAACCAAGACGGCGACCTCAGTCTGCACAAAAAATTGCTCTTGTATTGGACAAGGCTCCTAAGCATTTACAAGCAGACCTAGTTGCTCTGGTGCCCAAATTGGTTGAGCAGTCAGAACACCCACTGGCTGCCTGTGCACTTCTTGAGCGACTTCAAAACCCAGAGGCGGAACCTGCTTTACGAATACCT GTTTATGGGGCTCTTAGTCAATTGGAGTGTGGTAGTGAAGTGTGGGAACGCATTCTGTTTCAGTCATTTGAGCTTTTGACAGACTCAAATGATGAACCCCTAACtgcaacaataaattttatattcaaagCGGCATCTCAATGTCAACACCTCCCTGAAGCA GTTAGATCTGTTCGTGTCAGGCTGAAAAATCTAGGTCTTGAGGTGTCACCTTGCGTCCTTGACTTTTTGAGTAAGACTATAAATAGTTGGGGGGATGTTGCTGAAACCATACTTAGGGACATTGATTGTGACGATGATTGTGGTGACAGTTGCTCGGCTTTGCCATGTGGGATTTTCTTATTTGGTGAACATGGCACTGCTCCCAGTGGATTGcatgtgattgatgagcaggcTTATCATGCTAGTCGTCACTTTTCTGATATTTATATACTGTTTGAAATGTTATCTATTCCTTGCCTTGTTGCTGAAGCTTCTCAAACATTTGAGAGAGCTGTAGCTCGAGGTGCAATAAGTGCCCAGTCTGTAACCCTAGTATTACAAAGCCGTCTTTCCCAAAGATTGAACAATAATGGCAGCTATGCTTCTGAAAATTTCCAGCATTCAGATGGTGCTACAGAGGGAGATGCCTGTGAGCAATTGGGAGTTCAAAGGGATGATTACACTTCTGTTCTTGGTCTTGCTGAAAATTTGGCCCTCTCTAAAGACCCATGCGTGAAAGAATTTGTGAAACTTCTCTACATGATAATGTTTAGATGGTTTGCCAATGAATCTCATCGGGGGAGGATGCTGAAGAGGCTTGTTGACCGTGCCACTAGCAATACGGACAATGGTCGTGAAGTAGATTTTGATTTGGATATCTTGGTTACTTTGGTCTGTGAGGAGCAGGAGTTTATCAGGCCTGTTTTGAGTATGATGCGTGAAGTAGCTGAACTTGCAAATGTTGATCGGGCTGCTCTATGGCACCAGTTATGTGCCAGTGAAGATGAAATTGTGCGTGTTCGTGAAGAAAGCAAAAATGAGATTTCTAATATGGCTAAGGAAAAAGTTATGATATCGCAAAAGCTGAGTGAATCTGAGGCCACAAACAATCGCTTGAAG TCTGAAATGAGGACTGAGATGGATCGGTTTTCTCGGGAAAAGAAGGAACTAGCAGAACAAATTCAAGAAGTTGAGAGTCAGCTTGAATGGATCCGCTCAGAACGGGATGATGAAATCGCAAAGCTCTCTGCAGAGAAGAAAGCTCTTCATGACCGTTTACATGATGCAGAGACACAACTTTCTCAATTGAAGTCTCGGAAACGTGATGAATTAaag AAAGTAGTCAAGGAGAAAAATGCTCTTGCTGAAAGATTGAAGAATGCTGAAGCTGCACGCAAGAGATTTGACGAAGAACTGAAAAGATTTGCAACAGAGAATGTGACCCGGGAAGAAATCCGGCAATCACTCGAAGATGAAGTTCGTAGATTGACTCAAACAGTTGGGCAAACTGAAGGGGAAAAGCGGGAGAAGGAAGAACAGGTTGCTAGGTGTGAAGCATATATTGATGGCATGGAATCAAAGTTGCAAGCTTGCCAG caatatattcacacacttgaGGCCTCACTCCAGGAGGAAATGTCAAGACATGCCCCTCTATATGGTGCTGGTCTGGAGGCTTTATCATTGAAAGAGTTGGAAACACTATCACGTATTCATGAAGATGGGCTTAGGCAGATCCATGCCCTTCAACAGCGTAAAGGGAGTCCTGCCGGGAGCCCTCTTGTGAGTCCCCATGCTCTCCCTCACACCCATGGATTATATCCAACTGCGGCCCCCCCAATGGCCGTGGGTCTGCCTCCCTCAATAATCCCAAATGGTGTAGGGATCCACAGCAACGGCCATGTGAATGGTGGTGCAGTTGGACCCTGGTTTAATCACTCTTGA
- the LOC114408328 gene encoding synaptotagmin-5-like: protein MVTSTQLKVKNIGFTGVFWLIFNPLVDEFPAFGAVYFSLKEKRDLDFTLKVIGGDLSTLPGISDAIEETIRDAIEDSITWPVRKVIPILPGDYSNLELKPVGILEVKLVQAKNLTNKDIIGKSDPYAVIFVRPLRDRTKTSKIMNNQLNSLLKMRQRST from the exons ATGGTGACAAGTACACAGCTAAAG GTAAAAAATATTGGATTCACTGGGGTTTTCTGGTTGATCTTCAATCCACTAGTAGATGAGTTCCCTGCTTTTGGAGCTGTTTACTTTTCCTTGAAAGAGAAG AGAGATCTGGATTTTACTCTCAAGGTTATTGGTGGCGATTTATCAACTTTACCGGGGATATCTGATGCTATAGAG GAAACAATTAGAGATGCCATTGAAGACTCTATAACTTGGCCAGTACGCAAAGTTATACCAATTCTACCCGGGGATTACAG TAATCTAGAGTTGAAACCGGTTGGAATACTAGAAGTAAAACTAGTGCAAGCTAAGAACTTAACAAATAAAGATATAATTGGGAAATCCGATCCTTATGCTGTCATATTTGTACGCCCCCTCCGTGACAGAACCAAAACCAGTAAAATAATG AACAACCAGTTGAATTCATTATTGAAGATGCGTCAACGCAGCACTTGA
- the LOC114408946 gene encoding uncharacterized protein LOC114408946 isoform X1, translating into MKQASSEAVPSLSSAPSFTEAATSSTSSAAAAEDLAVGSRDGGGGAQETVAVDRRGEYSAVCRWTVHNFPRIKARALWSKYFEVGGYDCRLLIYPKGDSQALPGYISIYLQIMDPRGTSSSKWDCFASYRLAIVNLADDSKTIHRDSWHRFSSKKKSHGWCDFTPSNTVFDPKLGYLFNTDSVLITADILILNESVNFTRDNNEVQSSSSSSSSAMTSSVVASPVSDVSSGKFTWKVHNFSLFKEMIKTQKIMSPVFPAGECNLRISVYQSSVNGVEYLSMCLESKDTDKSVVLSDRSCWCLFRMSVLNQKPGSNHMHRDSYGRFAADNKSGDNTSLGWNDYMKMLDFIDADSGFLVDDTAVFSTSFHVIKEFSSFSKNGAVIAGRSGSGARKSDGHVGKFTWRIENFTRLKDLLKKRKITGLCIKSRRFQIGNRDCRLIVYPRGQSQPPCHLSVFLEVTDSRNTSSDWSCFVSHRLSVVNQRMEDKSVTKESQNRYSKAAKDWGWREFVTLTSLFDQDSGFLVQDTVIFSAEVLILKETSIMQDITENDSELSSSGSPVDKRSSFTWKVENFLSFKEIMETRKIFSKFFQAGGCELRIGRCSITQILSPAFYSLPVVVVNFYFFYSLIERLCFHDPGVYESFDTICIYLESDQAVGSDPDKNFWVRYRMAVVNQKNPAKTVWKESSICTKTWNNSVLQFMKVSDMLEADAGFLVRDTVVFVCEILDCCPWFEFSDLEVLASEDDQDALTTDPDELIDSEDSEGISGDEEDIFRNLLSRAGFHLTYGDNPSQPQVTLREKLLMDAGAIAGFLTGLRVYLDDPAKVKRLLLPTKLSGSCDGKKATKADESSPSLMNLLMGVKVLQQAIIDLLLDIMVECCQPSEVGPVADSVDACSKPSPNGSGAASPLECERENGAMESARVPVCERLDSVVQESSNASAVQSSDLKGNGIQEKALPGQPICPPETSATASENASLRSKTKWPEQSEELLGLIVNSLRALDGAVPQGCPEPRRRPQSAQKIALVLDKAPKHLQADLVALVPKLVEQSEHPLAACALLERLQNPEAEPALRIPVYGALSQLECGSEVWERILFQSFELLTDSNDEPLTATINFIFKAASQCQHLPEAVRSVRVRLKNLGLEVSPCVLDFLSKTINSWGDVAETILRDIDCDDDCGDSCSALPCGIFLFGEHGTAPSGLHVIDEQAYHASRHFSDIYILFEMLSIPCLVAEASQTFERAVARGAISAQSVTLVLQSRLSQRLNNNGSYASENFQHSDGATEGDACEQLGVQRDDYTSVLGLAENLALSKDPCVKEFVKLLYMIMFRWFANESHRGRMLKRLVDRATSNTDNGREVDFDLDILVTLVCEEQEFIRPVLSMMREVAELANVDRAALWHQLCASEDEIVRVREESKNEISNMAKEKVMISQKLSESEATNNRLKSEMRTEMDRFSREKKELAEQIQEVESQLEWIRSERDDEIAKLSAEKKALHDRLHDAETQLSQLKSRKRDELKKVVKEKNALAERLKNAEAARKRFDEELKRFATENVTREEIRQSLEDEVRRLTQTVGQTEGEKREKEEQVARCEAYIDGMESKLQACQQYIHTLEASLQEEMSRHAPLYGAGLEALSLKELETLSRIHEDGLRQIHALQQRKGSPAGSPLVSPHALPHTHGLYPTAAPPMAVGLPPSIIPNGVGIHSNGHVNGGAVGPWFNHS; encoded by the exons ATGAAGCAAGCTTCGTCGGAGGCAGTTCCGTCGCTTTCCTCGGCGCCGTCGTTCACGGAGGCGGCGACATCGTCGACGTCGTCCGCGGCAGCGGCGGAGGACCTGGCGGTGGGGTCGCGGGACGGAGGCGGCGGCGCGCAGGAGACGGTGGCGGTGGATCGGCGAGGCGAGTACTCGGCGGTGTGCCGATGGACGGTGCATAATTTCCCTCGAATAAAGGCTAGGGCACTGTGGAGCAAGTACTTCGAGGTAGGCGGTTACGATTGTCGGTTGCTAATATACCCCAAGGGTGACTCACAGGCGCTGCCTGGTTACATCTCCATTTACCTCCAAATCATGGACCCTCGCGGCACCTCTTCCTCCAAATGGGACTGTTTCGCCAGCTATCGTTTGGCAATCGTCAACCTCGCCGACGATTCCAAAACCATTCACCGCGATTCCTGGCACCGATTCTCCAGCAAGAAGAAATCCCACGGCTGGTGCGATTTCACGCCCTCCAACACTGTTTTCGACCCCAAATTGGGTTACCTCTTCAACACCGATTCTGTTTTGATCACCGCCGATATTCTCATCCTCAACGAGTCCGTCAATTTCACGCGCGACAACAATGAGGTGCAATCCTCGTCTTCCTCGTCCTCCAGTGCGATGACTTCCTCCGTGGTCGCGAGTCCCGTCTCTGATGTTTCCAGTGGGAAGTTCACTTGGAAAGTGCATAATTTCAGTCTGTTCAAGGAGATGATCAAGACGCAGAAGATAATGAGCCCGGTTTTCCCTGCGGGGGAGTGTAATTTGAGGATTAGTGTGTACCAGAGCTCCGTCAATGGGGTTGAGTATTTGTCCATGTGTTTGGAGAGCAAGGACACGGATAAGAGTGTGGTGTTGTCTGATAGAAGTTGCTGGTGTTTGTTTAGGATGTCTGTGTTGAACCAGAAGCCTGGTTCCAATCACATGCATAGGGATTCTTATGGGAGGTTTGCTGCGGATAACAAGAGTGGTGACAATACCAGCTTGGGGTGGAATGATTATATGAAGATGTTGGATTTCATTGACGCGGATTCGGGGTTCTTGGTGGATGACACTGCGGTTTTCAGCACCTCGTTTCATGTGATCAAGGAGTTTAGCAGCTTCTCCAAGAATGGGGCTGTGATTGCCGGGAGGAGTGGGAGTGGTGCAAGGAAGTCTGATGGACATGTTGGAAAGTTCACTTGGAGGATTGAGAATTTTACTAGGTTGAAGGATTTGCTGAAGAAGAGGAAAATTACGGGTCTGTGCATCAAGAGCAGGAGGTTTCAGATTGGTAATCGGGATTGTCGACTTATTGTTTACCCTAGAG GGCAGTCTCAGCCACCATGCCACCTTTCAGTGTTTCTTGAAGTTACTGATTCAAGAAATACTTCCAGTGATTGGAGTTGTTTTGTAAGTCATCGTTTGTCAGTTGTGAACCAAAGGATGGAGGATAAATCTGTCACCAAGGAATCTCAGAACCGGTACTCTAAAGCTGCGAAGGATTGGGGTTGGCGTGAATTTGTGACACTTACCAGTCTCTTTGATCAAGATTCAGGTTTTCTTGTCCAGGACACTGTCATATTCTCCGCTGAAGTTCTTATATTGAAAGAGACATCAATAATGCAGGATATTACTGAGAACGATTCCGAGTTAAGCAGCAGTGGTTCCCCAGTTGATAAAAGAAGTTCATTTACATGGAAAGTGgagaatttcctttcttttaagGAAATAATGGAGACTCGAAAAATCTTCAGTAAATTCTTTCAGGCTGGTGGCTGTGAACTTCGGATTGGTAGGTGTTCTATCACACAAATTTTATCTCCTGCATTTTATTCACTACCAGTTGTAGTTGTgaacttttactttttttattctctgATTGAAAGGTTATGTTTCCATGACCCAGGTGTATATGAGTCGTTTGACaccatatgtatttatttagaGAGTGACCAGGCTGTTGGTAGTGACCCGGATAAAAATTTCTGGGTCAGATACAGGATGGCAGTTGTGAATCAAAAAAACCCAGCCAAGACAGTGTGGAAAGAATCTTCTATCTGCACAAAGACATGGAATAATTCAGTTTTGCAATTCATGAAGGTGTCTGATATGTTAGAAGCAGATGCAGGATTTCTTGTACGTGACACTGTTGTTTTTGTATGTGAAATATTGGATTGCTGCCCTTGGTTTGAGTTTTCAGATTTAGAG GTTTTAGCATCAGAGGATGATCAGGATGCATTGACTACTGATCCTGATGAGCTCATAGACTCTGAAGACAGTGAAGGGATAAGTGGAGACGAGGAAGatattttcagaaatcttcTTTCCAGAGCTGGATTTCATTTAACATATGGAGATAATCCTTCACAGCCACAGGTTACTTTAAGGGAGAAACTTCTAATGGATGCTGGTGCGATTGCGGGGTTTCTGACTGGACTTCGGGTTTATCTTGATGATCCTGCAAAAGTTAAGCGTCTGCTTCTACCTACCAAGCTCTCTGGCAGTTGTGATGGGAAGAAGGCCACCAAAGCTGATGAATCTTCCCCAAGTTTGATGAATTTGCTGATGGGAGTTAAAGTCTTGCAGCAAGCAATCATTGATTTACTATTGGATATAATGGTTGAGTGTTGCCAACCTTCCGAAGTGGGTCCTGTTGCTGATTCTGTTGATGCATGCTCTAAACCTTCTCCAAATGGAAGTGGAGCTGCAAGTCCTCTTGAgtgtgaaagagaaaatggagcAATGGAGTCTGCACGAGTCCCCGTATGTGAGAGGTTGGATTCTGTTGTTCAAGAAAGCAGTAATGCATCTGCTGTGCAGAGCTCTGATTTAAAAGGCAATGGTATTCAGGAAAAAGCACTTCCTGGACAGCCCATTTGTCCACCAGAAACATCTGCCACTGCGTCAGAAAATGCATCCCTTCGTTCAAAG ACCAAGTGGCCAGAACAGTCCGAGGAGCTCTTAGGTTTGATTGTAAACTCACTAAGAGCTTTGGATGGGGCTGTTCCACAAGGCTGTCCAGAACCAAGACGGCGACCTCAGTCTGCACAAAAAATTGCTCTTGTATTGGACAAGGCTCCTAAGCATTTACAAGCAGACCTAGTTGCTCTGGTGCCCAAATTGGTTGAGCAGTCAGAACACCCACTGGCTGCCTGTGCACTTCTTGAGCGACTTCAAAACCCAGAGGCGGAACCTGCTTTACGAATACCT GTTTATGGGGCTCTTAGTCAATTGGAGTGTGGTAGTGAAGTGTGGGAACGCATTCTGTTTCAGTCATTTGAGCTTTTGACAGACTCAAATGATGAACCCCTAACtgcaacaataaattttatattcaaagCGGCATCTCAATGTCAACACCTCCCTGAAGCA GTTAGATCTGTTCGTGTCAGGCTGAAAAATCTAGGTCTTGAGGTGTCACCTTGCGTCCTTGACTTTTTGAGTAAGACTATAAATAGTTGGGGGGATGTTGCTGAAACCATACTTAGGGACATTGATTGTGACGATGATTGTGGTGACAGTTGCTCGGCTTTGCCATGTGGGATTTTCTTATTTGGTGAACATGGCACTGCTCCCAGTGGATTGcatgtgattgatgagcaggcTTATCATGCTAGTCGTCACTTTTCTGATATTTATATACTGTTTGAAATGTTATCTATTCCTTGCCTTGTTGCTGAAGCTTCTCAAACATTTGAGAGAGCTGTAGCTCGAGGTGCAATAAGTGCCCAGTCTGTAACCCTAGTATTACAAAGCCGTCTTTCCCAAAGATTGAACAATAATGGCAGCTATGCTTCTGAAAATTTCCAGCATTCAGATGGTGCTACAGAGGGAGATGCCTGTGAGCAATTGGGAGTTCAAAGGGATGATTACACTTCTGTTCTTGGTCTTGCTGAAAATTTGGCCCTCTCTAAAGACCCATGCGTGAAAGAATTTGTGAAACTTCTCTACATGATAATGTTTAGATGGTTTGCCAATGAATCTCATCGGGGGAGGATGCTGAAGAGGCTTGTTGACCGTGCCACTAGCAATACGGACAATGGTCGTGAAGTAGATTTTGATTTGGATATCTTGGTTACTTTGGTCTGTGAGGAGCAGGAGTTTATCAGGCCTGTTTTGAGTATGATGCGTGAAGTAGCTGAACTTGCAAATGTTGATCGGGCTGCTCTATGGCACCAGTTATGTGCCAGTGAAGATGAAATTGTGCGTGTTCGTGAAGAAAGCAAAAATGAGATTTCTAATATGGCTAAGGAAAAAGTTATGATATCGCAAAAGCTGAGTGAATCTGAGGCCACAAACAATCGCTTGAAG TCTGAAATGAGGACTGAGATGGATCGGTTTTCTCGGGAAAAGAAGGAACTAGCAGAACAAATTCAAGAAGTTGAGAGTCAGCTTGAATGGATCCGCTCAGAACGGGATGATGAAATCGCAAAGCTCTCTGCAGAGAAGAAAGCTCTTCATGACCGTTTACATGATGCAGAGACACAACTTTCTCAATTGAAGTCTCGGAAACGTGATGAATTAaag AAAGTAGTCAAGGAGAAAAATGCTCTTGCTGAAAGATTGAAGAATGCTGAAGCTGCACGCAAGAGATTTGACGAAGAACTGAAAAGATTTGCAACAGAGAATGTGACCCGGGAAGAAATCCGGCAATCACTCGAAGATGAAGTTCGTAGATTGACTCAAACAGTTGGGCAAACTGAAGGGGAAAAGCGGGAGAAGGAAGAACAGGTTGCTAGGTGTGAAGCATATATTGATGGCATGGAATCAAAGTTGCAAGCTTGCCAG caatatattcacacacttgaGGCCTCACTCCAGGAGGAAATGTCAAGACATGCCCCTCTATATGGTGCTGGTCTGGAGGCTTTATCATTGAAAGAGTTGGAAACACTATCACGTATTCATGAAGATGGGCTTAGGCAGATCCATGCCCTTCAACAGCGTAAAGGGAGTCCTGCCGGGAGCCCTCTTGTGAGTCCCCATGCTCTCCCTCACACCCATGGATTATATCCAACTGCGGCCCCCCCAATGGCCGTGGGTCTGCCTCCCTCAATAATCCCAAATGGTGTAGGGATCCACAGCAACGGCCATGTGAATGGTGGTGCAGTTGGACCCTGGTTTAATCACTCTTGA